In Quercus robur chromosome 10, dhQueRobu3.1, whole genome shotgun sequence, a genomic segment contains:
- the LOC126702648 gene encoding uncharacterized protein LOC126702648 yields MAGWLGIYIVIFTHASLPQGIMSSKVNRGLLLGLLLLTALSLAWSLFFTDENMKKLTEARDGKELFGVDLYQRSLSPFKVPGGAFKEPAPPPPRPHGSPGHNPSP; encoded by the exons atGGCTGGATGGCTgggtatatatattgtgataTTCACCCACGCATCTCTTCCACAAGGTATCATGAGTTCTAAGGTCAATAGAGGTCTACTccttggtcttcttctacttacTGCCCTATCTCTTGCATGGAGCTTGTTTTTCACAG ATGAGAACATGAAGAAGTTAACTGAAGCAAGAGATGGAAAAGAATTGTTTGGAGTAGACTTATACCAGCGCAGTCTCAGTCCGTTTAAAGTACCTGGTGGTGCGTTTAAAGAACctgcaccaccaccaccgcgaCCTCATGGATCGCCAGGCCACAATCCTTCCCCCTAG